A stretch of Treponema primitia ZAS-1 DNA encodes these proteins:
- the asnS gene encoding asparagine--tRNA ligase, translating to MTVRGWVRTKRDLKNLVFVEVNDGSGFNGIQCTFDRGGDGSLGEELEAALAAVNTGSSVEIRGKLASSPASGQAVEVAASDLRIIGDAPAESTGNIAAYPLQKKRHSLEFLREIAHLRARTNTFGAVTRVRSRLGFAVHQFFQGQGFQYIQTPIITASDAEGAGAMFQVTTLDLEALAKSGKAPDYSKDFFGKRSFLTVSGQLEAETYAAALTRVYTFGPTFRAENSNTTRHLAEFWMIEPEAAFAHLEDNMALAEDFLKYLFNAVLSDCAEDLAFFDAHVEKGIIDTLKSVINSKFTHMSYTDALAELEKAGSNAAFEFKPYWGCDLQSEHEKFLTEKIVKGPVIVTDYPKEIKAFYMKMNDDNKTVRAMDVLVPRLGEIIGGSEREDNLDRLEKRIREMGMDTADYSWYLDLRRYGTVPHSGFGMGFERLVQYVTGMANIRDVIPYPRAVGQAEF from the coding sequence GTGACGGTTCGGGGCTGGGTCAGGACAAAGCGGGACCTGAAAAATCTGGTCTTTGTGGAAGTGAACGATGGGTCCGGCTTCAACGGTATCCAGTGTACCTTTGACCGCGGCGGAGACGGCAGCCTGGGAGAAGAGCTGGAAGCGGCTTTAGCGGCGGTGAATACCGGGTCCTCAGTGGAAATACGGGGCAAGCTGGCCTCATCCCCGGCCTCGGGGCAGGCGGTAGAAGTGGCCGCTTCGGATCTGCGGATCATTGGGGATGCGCCGGCGGAAAGTACCGGAAACATAGCGGCCTACCCCCTGCAAAAAAAGCGGCATTCCCTGGAATTTCTCCGGGAAATAGCCCACCTCCGGGCCCGGACCAATACCTTCGGCGCAGTAACCCGGGTGCGCAGCCGCCTGGGTTTTGCGGTACACCAGTTCTTTCAGGGACAGGGTTTCCAGTACATCCAAACCCCTATCATCACCGCCAGCGACGCCGAGGGAGCGGGGGCCATGTTCCAGGTAACCACCCTGGACCTGGAAGCCCTGGCCAAATCCGGCAAGGCCCCGGACTATTCCAAGGACTTTTTTGGTAAGCGGAGCTTCCTCACCGTTTCGGGCCAGCTGGAGGCGGAAACCTATGCCGCCGCCCTTACCCGGGTCTATACCTTCGGCCCCACTTTCCGGGCGGAAAACTCGAACACCACCCGGCATTTGGCGGAATTCTGGATGATAGAGCCCGAAGCCGCCTTTGCCCACCTGGAAGACAATATGGCCCTGGCGGAGGACTTTCTCAAATACCTCTTCAACGCCGTCCTCTCGGACTGCGCGGAGGACCTTGCCTTTTTCGATGCCCATGTCGAAAAGGGAATCATCGACACCCTCAAATCGGTAATCAATTCCAAGTTCACCCACATGAGCTACACCGATGCTCTGGCGGAACTGGAAAAGGCCGGATCAAATGCGGCGTTTGAGTTCAAACCCTACTGGGGCTGTGACCTCCAGAGCGAACACGAAAAATTCCTCACCGAAAAAATAGTCAAAGGACCGGTGATCGTCACCGATTATCCCAAGGAGATTAAAGCCTTTTACATGAAGATGAACGATGATAATAAAACTGTCCGGGCCATGGACGTACTGGTCCCCCGCTTGGGAGAGATCATCGGAGGGTCGGAACGGGAAGATAATCTGGACCGCTTGGAAAAACGAATACGGGAGATGGGAATGGATACCGCCGATTACAGTTGGTACCTGGACCTTCGCCGTTACGGTACGGTTCCTCATTCGGGTTTCGGTATGGGCTTTGAGCGTCTCGTCCAATACGTCACCGGCATGGCCAATATCCGCGACGTAATCCCCTACCCCCGCGCTGTAGGCCAAGCGGAGTTCTAA
- a CDS encoding D-alanyl-D-alanine carboxypeptidase family protein, which produces MKHRSLTVLLLLFALALHGQEASQEASQEASAASPAADAPDIVSLSAVLMDAATGTVLYAKNGNTPIPPASLTKLMTIHIALQEVDAGRASLDEIVELPKESWAVNQPPRSSLMHLAQGQIVSLRELILGLAIPSGNDAAVAVALRFSPTVPDFVNRMNAETRRLGLTRTRFVEPSGISEDNMTTALEFASFCREYINRHPDSLRDFHSVLEFSYPRAVNVAPEYRSRVGTWRQYNHNYLLADFEGADGLKTGYIDEAGYNIALTAARLETRFIAVILGAPASWGGDRIRDADGRKLLSWGFDHFKTLRPPEPEINPARIWKGVSKWETPIPTEPLPFTTFVDRGENLSWEIRLEDPIIAPLPTGSLLGSLILSDDKGELRRIPLVTPREIEQGNIFKRGWDSVRLFFRRVFSKKAD; this is translated from the coding sequence ATGAAACACCGTTCCTTAACAGTACTGTTACTATTATTTGCGCTCGCCCTCCACGGTCAGGAAGCGTCGCAGGAAGCGTCGCAGGAAGCGTCGGCGGCATCACCGGCAGCGGACGCGCCGGATATTGTATCCCTTTCCGCTGTGCTTATGGACGCCGCCACCGGGACGGTACTGTACGCGAAGAACGGAAACACGCCTATCCCTCCCGCCTCGCTGACAAAGCTCATGACCATCCACATTGCCCTGCAGGAAGTTGACGCAGGCCGGGCTTCCCTGGACGAAATTGTGGAGCTTCCCAAGGAAAGCTGGGCGGTAAATCAGCCTCCCCGATCAAGCCTGATGCATTTAGCCCAGGGACAGATCGTAAGCCTGCGGGAACTGATCCTGGGGCTGGCTATACCCTCGGGGAACGACGCCGCCGTGGCAGTAGCCCTGCGTTTCAGTCCCACGGTACCGGACTTTGTAAACCGCATGAACGCTGAGACCCGGAGGCTGGGGTTGACCCGGACCAGATTTGTGGAACCCTCGGGTATTTCCGAAGACAATATGACCACCGCCCTGGAATTCGCATCCTTTTGCAGGGAGTATATAAACCGTCATCCGGACAGCCTCCGGGATTTTCATTCGGTCCTGGAATTTTCCTATCCCCGGGCCGTCAATGTGGCGCCCGAATACCGGAGCCGGGTGGGTACCTGGCGTCAATACAACCACAATTACCTGCTCGCCGACTTTGAAGGGGCGGATGGCCTTAAAACCGGGTACATTGATGAGGCGGGCTACAACATCGCCCTTACCGCTGCCCGGCTGGAAACCCGGTTTATCGCCGTAATCCTGGGCGCCCCCGCTTCCTGGGGCGGAGACCGGATCCGGGACGCCGATGGAAGGAAGCTCCTAAGCTGGGGTTTCGATCATTTTAAGACCCTGCGTCCTCCGGAACCGGAGATTAATCCTGCCCGGATATGGAAAGGCGTATCCAAGTGGGAAACCCCGATCCCCACCGAGCCCCTCCCCTTTACCACGTTTGTCGACCGCGGGGAAAATCTCAGTTGGGAAATACGTCTTGAGGATCCTATCATCGCTCCTCTGCCTACGGGGAGTCTCCTGGGCAGCCTCATTTTAAGCGATGATAAGGGCGAACTTCGCCGCATCCCCCTGGTTACCCCAAGGGAAATAGAACAGGGGAATATCTTTAAGCGCGGCTGGGATTCTGTACGGTTATTTTTCCGGAGGGTCTTTTCTAAAAAAGCGGATTAG